In a genomic window of Gloeocapsopsis dulcis:
- a CDS encoding photosystem II high light acclimation radical SAM protein yields MENRILYVRLPCNPIFPIGVVYLADHIHKQFPEVKQRIFDLGTVPPLDFASALDTCVNEFQPTLLVFSWRDIQIYAPVGGRGGNPLQNAFEFYYAQNPFIKLRGAIGGLRLAASYYTELWRNLGLIKRGLSRARKHQPEARAVVGGGAVSVFYEQLGDKLPKGTIVSVGEGELLIEKLIRGQDFRDERCYVAGEKQPRDRLIHEQPTPIEKSACNYDYIETIWSEFPYYLQDQDFYVGVQTKRGCPHNCCYCVYTVVEGKQVRINPAEEVVAEMQQLYDRGIRNFWFTDAQFIPARRFINDAIELLQKILDAGMQDIHWAAYIRADNLTPELCDLMVKTGMNYFEIGITSGSQELVRKMRMGYNLRTVLANCRDLKAAGFNDLVSVNYSFNVIDERPETIRQTIAYHRELERIFGADKVEPAIFFIGLQPHTHLEEYALKNNILQPDYDPMSLMPWTAKKLLWNPEPLGSFFGEVCLAAWQKNPNDFGREVMHILEARLGCADLEEALSAPIERDKKQLVTA; encoded by the coding sequence ATGGAAAACCGGATTCTCTACGTTCGCCTTCCCTGCAACCCAATTTTTCCGATTGGAGTTGTCTACCTGGCAGACCATATCCACAAGCAGTTTCCTGAGGTTAAGCAACGCATTTTCGACTTAGGAACAGTTCCACCACTCGATTTTGCCTCTGCTCTTGATACCTGTGTCAATGAATTTCAGCCAACATTACTCGTATTTTCCTGGCGAGATATCCAGATCTATGCACCTGTAGGAGGAAGAGGCGGCAATCCTTTGCAAAATGCCTTTGAGTTTTACTACGCACAGAATCCTTTCATTAAACTGCGGGGAGCAATTGGCGGACTTAGACTTGCAGCATCGTATTACACAGAACTGTGGCGCAACTTAGGGTTAATCAAACGCGGGCTGAGCCGTGCCAGAAAACACCAGCCAGAAGCTCGTGCAGTCGTCGGTGGTGGTGCAGTGAGTGTCTTTTATGAGCAACTAGGAGACAAGTTACCCAAAGGAACCATCGTTTCAGTCGGTGAGGGAGAATTATTAATAGAGAAACTGATTCGGGGTCAAGATTTTCGAGATGAGCGCTGTTATGTTGCAGGAGAAAAGCAGCCACGCGATCGCCTGATTCACGAGCAACCTACCCCAATTGAAAAGAGTGCCTGCAACTACGACTATATTGAAACCATTTGGTCTGAATTTCCGTACTATCTCCAAGATCAAGATTTCTACGTCGGCGTTCAAACTAAGCGTGGTTGTCCGCACAATTGCTGCTACTGCGTTTACACGGTTGTGGAAGGAAAACAAGTCCGCATCAACCCTGCTGAAGAAGTTGTCGCTGAAATGCAGCAACTCTACGATCGCGGTATTCGCAACTTTTGGTTTACCGATGCACAATTCATTCCGGCACGACGATTTATTAATGATGCAATAGAATTACTACAAAAAATCCTTGATGCAGGGATGCAAGACATCCACTGGGCAGCTTATATCCGTGCTGATAATTTAACCCCAGAGCTATGCGATCTGATGGTCAAAACGGGGATGAACTACTTTGAGATCGGGATCACAAGTGGTTCTCAAGAACTTGTACGCAAAATGCGTATGGGTTATAACCTCCGCACAGTCTTAGCAAACTGCCGCGATTTAAAAGCTGCAGGCTTCAACGATCTCGTTTCTGTAAACTACTCTTTTAATGTGATTGACGAACGCCCAGAAACAATTCGGCAAACAATTGCCTATCACCGCGAACTTGAACGGATTTTTGGTGCAGATAAAGTCGAGCCAGCAATCTTCTTTATCGGGTTACAACCGCATACCCACCTAGAAGAATACGCCCTAAAAAACAATATTCTCCAACCAGACTACGATCCTATGAGCTTAATGCCTTGGACAGCAAAGAAACTGCTGTGGAACCCCGAACCCCTCGGTTCATTCTTTGGTGAAGTTTGCCTAGCAGCATGGCAGAAAAACCCCAATGACTTTGGTAGAGAAGTGATGCACATTCTCGAAGCACGTCTTGGTTGCGCTGATTTAGAAGAAGCCCTGTCCGCACCGATTGAACGCGACAAAAAACAGCTTGTTACAGCTTAA
- a CDS encoding STAS domain-containing protein — protein sequence MMQTMIAYPKVTVIRAYGSFNASSAAEFQRQLKIAVAADDCTVILVDMEHVESIDSDGLMVLVQSLKLVEGWGKRFSLCSFSPALRIIFELTQLDSVFEIFESAAAFEAALAHSEVATTHSYYSKQNMCA from the coding sequence ATGATGCAAACAATGATTGCCTATCCAAAGGTTACTGTAATTAGAGCTTACGGTTCTTTCAATGCTTCAAGTGCTGCTGAATTCCAACGGCAACTAAAAATTGCTGTTGCTGCAGATGATTGCACAGTTATTTTAGTAGATATGGAGCATGTAGAATCGATCGATAGCGATGGTTTGATGGTATTAGTTCAAAGCTTAAAGCTAGTAGAAGGGTGGGGAAAGCGATTTAGTCTTTGTTCTTTTTCGCCTGCATTACGCATAATTTTTGAACTAACCCAACTTGATTCAGTATTTGAAATTTTTGAGAGCGCTGCGGCTTTTGAAGCAGCCCTTGCTCATTCAGAAGTAGCAACAACACATAGCTACTACTCGAAGCAAAATATGTGCGCCTAG
- a CDS encoding DUF4079 domain-containing protein → MNLPSFLWLWKIAAWSMGLSLLAYLLLAVTGIWMFRARTTHKPRPSWLRSLHYMFGGSLVLLVLLLLAIGIVGTLGHFGSLGHSSHLPAGLFVVGLVLLSAISAIFINSQPWMRSLHVGTNIILFLGLVWVSLTGWDVVQKYLP, encoded by the coding sequence TTGAATTTGCCTTCCTTTCTGTGGTTGTGGAAAATAGCAGCATGGTCAATGGGTTTATCGCTGCTAGCATACTTGCTGTTAGCCGTTACTGGCATTTGGATGTTTCGCGCCCGAACGACACATAAACCGCGCCCAAGTTGGCTGCGATCGCTACATTATATGTTTGGTGGTAGCTTAGTTCTCTTGGTACTGCTACTGCTAGCAATTGGTATTGTAGGAACGTTAGGTCACTTTGGTAGCCTGGGACACTCTTCTCATCTTCCCGCAGGATTATTTGTCGTAGGCTTAGTTTTACTTTCCGCAATCAGTGCGATTTTCATCAATAGTCAACCTTGGATGCGATCGCTTCATGTGGGAACAAATATCATCTTGTTTCTGGGATTAGTTTGGGTATCGCTTACAGGTTGGGATGTTGTCCAAAAGTACTTACCATAA
- a CDS encoding TIGR03960 family B12-binding radical SAM protein: MSAVEKLVTSEISRPARYLGNELGAVHKPWDTAKVRWVLTYPELYEVGASNLGHIILYNILNAQPRQLCDRAYLPAPDLATKLRTTQTPLFAVESKRSLQEFDVLGFSLSYELGATNILEMLDLAGIPLTWQDRQASLSTYPLIFAGGQTATSNPEPYADFLDFFALGDGEELLPEIGLVIEEGKTRGLSRQELLLDLAQIPGVYVPQFYEMAADGSVHPNSADVPSRILRRVAVPIPAYSIGLVPYVETVHDRLTIEIRRGCTRGCRFCQPGMLTRPARDVEPEQVVTAIEQGMRATGYNEFSLLSLSCSDYLSLSAVGVEIKNRLQAENISLSLPSQRVDRFDQNIANILGGARQSGLTFAPEAGTQRMRDIVNKGLTNEELLRGVKTAWEQGWDKIKLYFMIGLPGETDIDVLGIAETVAWLQRECRAKGRRPLVFNLTISNFTPKPHTPFQWHSVSTSEFARKQELLRQEFRRMKGVKVNFTDIRISAMEDFVGRGDRRISHVIRRAWELGAGMDAWYDSVERAFNAWGKAIAEAGLSWKYRQVENGEWNLIPEVEVPAVKEPTTNYQPLATSHLLDAPLPWDYIDTGISKQWLQEDLQKALAAATVPDCSFDGCSHCGVCSTDFGHNVVIEPPPIPEFQGDFVPKTTRVQRLRGHFGKLGDMALVGHLDLVRLFDRAIRRAALPISFTGGFHPSPRMSIAQALPLGATSSGEIIDFELTQAVPPEEFQYRLSQELPNDIPIYSIVAVDLKAPAATQVLNKAEYLISVVTEETAIAQWQEWLAAIANLEKIWFEHISKSGKRQQVNLRDRLFELSVSEPQESNAIIRYVGSCRNDGTQLRPEQLIFMLEQVAPQREFQLLHIHRNQLVLEYDSSE, from the coding sequence GTGAGTGCTGTTGAAAAGTTGGTTACATCTGAAATCTCACGACCCGCTCGTTACTTAGGAAATGAGTTAGGAGCAGTTCACAAGCCGTGGGACACAGCAAAAGTGCGCTGGGTACTGACATACCCAGAACTGTATGAAGTGGGTGCATCTAACTTAGGGCATATCATTTTATACAATATATTGAACGCCCAACCGCGACAACTATGCGATCGCGCTTACTTGCCTGCGCCAGATTTAGCAACAAAGCTACGCACAACGCAAACCCCTCTATTTGCAGTAGAGTCCAAACGCTCTTTACAAGAATTCGATGTACTTGGCTTTAGTTTGAGCTATGAACTTGGTGCAACCAACATTTTAGAGATGTTGGATTTGGCAGGAATTCCATTAACATGGCAAGATAGACAAGCTTCACTATCTACTTATCCGCTGATTTTTGCGGGAGGGCAGACAGCAACATCAAACCCTGAACCCTACGCAGACTTTTTGGACTTTTTTGCCCTTGGCGATGGAGAAGAATTACTCCCAGAGATTGGTTTAGTCATCGAAGAAGGTAAAACTCGCGGGCTGAGTCGTCAAGAATTATTACTCGATTTGGCACAAATTCCAGGAGTTTACGTGCCGCAATTTTATGAGATGGCGGCTGATGGTTCAGTGCATCCAAATTCTGCAGACGTACCATCACGAATTTTGCGGCGAGTTGCTGTGCCAATACCCGCATACTCGATTGGGTTAGTTCCCTATGTAGAAACTGTACACGATCGCCTGACGATTGAAATTCGGCGTGGTTGTACGCGCGGTTGCCGTTTTTGTCAACCAGGAATGCTGACACGTCCAGCACGAGATGTCGAACCTGAACAAGTAGTCACCGCGATTGAACAAGGAATGCGGGCTACAGGATACAATGAGTTTTCGCTGTTATCTTTATCATGTTCTGATTATCTATCGCTGAGTGCGGTAGGAGTAGAAATTAAAAATCGTTTGCAAGCAGAAAATATCTCCCTATCTTTACCCAGCCAGCGTGTCGATCGGTTTGATCAGAATATTGCCAATATCTTGGGTGGTGCGCGTCAGTCAGGACTAACATTTGCCCCTGAAGCAGGGACGCAGCGAATGCGGGATATTGTCAATAAAGGATTGACAAACGAAGAACTCTTGCGGGGTGTGAAAACAGCTTGGGAACAAGGCTGGGACAAAATCAAGCTGTATTTTATGATTGGCTTGCCAGGAGAAACCGATATTGATGTCCTGGGAATTGCTGAAACAGTAGCTTGGTTGCAGCGTGAGTGTCGCGCCAAAGGTAGAAGACCACTGGTATTTAATTTAACAATTTCTAACTTTACACCCAAGCCACACACACCATTTCAATGGCATTCTGTTTCTACTTCAGAATTTGCACGCAAGCAGGAACTCTTAAGACAGGAATTTCGCCGGATGAAGGGAGTCAAGGTTAACTTCACTGATATCCGCATTTCTGCAATGGAAGATTTTGTTGGGAGAGGCGATCGCCGAATTAGTCATGTGATTCGCCGTGCGTGGGAATTAGGTGCAGGAATGGATGCCTGGTATGACAGTGTGGAAAGAGCCTTTAATGCTTGGGGTAAAGCGATCGCTGAAGCAGGATTAAGTTGGAAATACCGTCAGGTAGAAAATGGAGAGTGGAACCTGATTCCAGAAGTCGAGGTTCCGGCAGTGAAAGAACCAACGACTAACTACCAGCCACTAGCCACTAGCCACTTACTCGATGCGCCATTACCTTGGGATTATATTGATACAGGAATCAGTAAACAGTGGTTGCAAGAAGATCTCCAAAAAGCTTTAGCTGCTGCTACAGTTCCCGATTGTTCGTTTGATGGTTGTTCGCACTGCGGAGTGTGTAGCACCGACTTTGGTCATAATGTGGTCATTGAACCACCACCAATTCCTGAATTTCAGGGAGATTTTGTTCCTAAAACAACCAGAGTACAGCGCTTACGCGGTCATTTTGGTAAGTTAGGAGATATGGCTTTAGTTGGTCATCTTGATTTGGTACGATTGTTTGATCGGGCAATTCGCCGCGCTGCACTACCAATTTCTTTTACAGGTGGTTTTCATCCTAGCCCGAGAATGAGTATTGCTCAAGCGCTACCCTTAGGAGCAACAAGTAGCGGTGAGATTATTGATTTTGAGCTAACTCAAGCAGTGCCTCCAGAAGAATTTCAGTACCGCTTAAGTCAAGAATTGCCAAATGATATTCCTATTTACAGCATAGTAGCTGTAGATTTGAAAGCCCCTGCAGCGACTCAAGTCTTAAACAAGGCAGAGTATTTGATTTCTGTTGTTACAGAAGAAACTGCGATCGCACAATGGCAAGAATGGTTAGCCGCGATCGCCAATTTGGAGAAAATTTGGTTTGAACACATCAGTAAATCTGGTAAACGCCAACAAGTGAATTTACGCGATCGCTTGTTTGAGTTGTCAGTGAGTGAGCCACAAGAATCAAACGCTATAATCCGATATGTTGGTAGCTGTCGTAATGATGGCACGCAACTCAGACCAGAGCAACTCATCTTTATGTTGGAGCAAGTAGCACCACAAAGGGAATTTCAACTACTTCATATCCACCGTAATCAGTTAGTTTTAGAGTATGACTCAAGTGAGTAA
- a CDS encoding DUF1830 domain-containing protein, which translates to MAQILDPLPPNQSGQLVCCYVNATSKIQIARISNIPNWYFERVVFPGQRLVFEAPPKSMLEIHTGMMASAIISDTIPCDRLCVSEEGTLEAAESPEISDKRKSLTAAILTSVD; encoded by the coding sequence ATGGCTCAAATTTTAGATCCCTTACCACCCAACCAATCTGGTCAACTCGTCTGCTGCTATGTCAATGCGACAAGTAAGATTCAGATCGCTCGCATTTCTAATATTCCTAACTGGTATTTTGAGCGAGTAGTATTTCCAGGTCAGCGCTTAGTGTTTGAAGCGCCACCTAAATCAATGCTAGAAATTCATACTGGTATGATGGCAAGTGCGATTATTTCAGATACGATTCCTTGCGATCGCCTCTGCGTCAGTGAAGAGGGTACGCTTGAAGCAGCAGAATCTCCAGAAATCAGTGATAAAAGAAAAAGTTTAACGGCTGCTATTTTGACTTCGGTAGATTAG
- the clpS gene encoding ATP-dependent Clp protease adapter ClpS, with protein MSVETLEKPSTNRKLAPRYRVLLHNDDYNSMEYVVQVLMQTVPSITQPQAVSIMMEAHTNGMALVIACAQEHAEFYCETLKNHGLTSTIEPEE; from the coding sequence GTGTCTGTCGAAACCCTTGAGAAGCCTTCAACGAACAGAAAGCTCGCACCTCGATATCGCGTGCTACTTCATAATGATGACTATAACAGTATGGAGTACGTGGTACAGGTGTTAATGCAGACGGTGCCGAGCATTACTCAGCCGCAAGCGGTTAGTATCATGATGGAAGCACATACGAATGGAATGGCACTTGTAATCGCGTGTGCGCAAGAGCATGCTGAGTTTTACTGTGAAACCTTGAAAAATCACGGTTTAACCAGCACTATTGAACCAGAGGAATAA
- a CDS encoding aminotransferase class III-fold pyridoxal phosphate-dependent enzyme — MTHDQKYNVLLILDEIATGFGRTGKMFASDYAAICPDILCVGKALSGGFISLAATLTTREISESFAAGEAGVFTHGPTFMANPLACAVSLENLTLLESYDWQSTIRAIESQLKTELEHCRSLAAVKDVRVLGAIGVVELHDPVNMQAIQPRFVEEGVWLRPFGRLIYTMPPYIIQPSELAAITSGLSSFN, encoded by the coding sequence TTGACGCACGATCAAAAATACAATGTCTTGCTGATTTTAGATGAGATTGCTACAGGTTTTGGTCGAACAGGCAAAATGTTTGCATCCGACTATGCGGCGATATGTCCGGATATTCTGTGCGTAGGCAAAGCGCTATCTGGGGGATTTATCTCGCTTGCAGCGACTCTGACGACGCGGGAGATTAGTGAAAGTTTTGCCGCAGGTGAGGCAGGAGTATTTACGCATGGTCCAACGTTTATGGCGAATCCCTTAGCTTGTGCGGTGTCTTTAGAAAATTTAACCTTGCTAGAAAGTTATGATTGGCAATCCACGATCCGAGCGATTGAATCTCAGCTTAAAACGGAATTGGAACATTGCCGGAGTTTGGCGGCAGTTAAGGACGTGCGGGTGTTAGGCGCGATTGGGGTAGTAGAGTTGCATGATCCGGTGAATATGCAAGCAATCCAGCCGCGTTTTGTGGAAGAGGGAGTATGGTTACGTCCGTTTGGGCGACTGATCTATACGATGCCGCCGTATATTATTCAACCATCAGAACTCGCAGCAATTACTAGTGGTTTGTCAAGCTTTAATTGA
- a CDS encoding CPBP family intramembrane glutamic endopeptidase gives MWHNISRIARYPVPIRLGVFILILLLLWLPIAIPIYLVGLDPNTVSILTMLLLYGEFILLLRWWGKRVYHQPQILQHYGLVRTRDNWLDLLRGLVIGVVLVFSLFLVEGWLGWLVWLPSTGFLPRIVLEGLVVAIAVGFAEELLFRGWLLDELLRDYRFHRALWINATLFALLHFIKPLPDILRTLPQFPALVVLGLTLVWARMRKNRLGLPIGLHAGLIWGYYIINVGQLTQYSGQVPDWITGVDRNPLAGVMGLFFLGVLALWVRRK, from the coding sequence TTGTGGCATAACATTAGCAGGATTGCGCGTTACCCAGTTCCGATCAGACTGGGAGTTTTTATTCTGATATTACTACTGTTGTGGTTGCCAATCGCAATCCCAATTTATTTAGTAGGACTTGACCCTAATACAGTGAGTATTTTGACAATGCTGCTATTGTATGGGGAATTTATTTTGCTCCTACGATGGTGGGGAAAGCGTGTTTACCATCAACCCCAGATCCTGCAACATTATGGTTTGGTGAGAACGCGGGATAATTGGCTAGATTTACTGCGTGGACTTGTTATTGGTGTAGTGTTAGTTTTCAGCTTATTTTTAGTAGAAGGTTGGCTAGGTTGGTTAGTTTGGCTGCCAAGTACGGGCTTTTTACCACGAATAGTTTTAGAAGGCTTAGTCGTCGCGATCGCTGTTGGCTTTGCTGAAGAATTACTGTTTCGCGGTTGGCTGCTTGATGAGTTGCTGCGCGATTACCGTTTTCACCGCGCGTTGTGGATTAATGCTACTTTATTTGCACTTTTACATTTTATTAAGCCATTACCAGATATTTTGCGGACATTGCCGCAATTTCCAGCCTTAGTCGTGTTGGGGCTGACATTAGTCTGGGCACGAATGCGTAAAAATCGCCTTGGCTTACCCATTGGTTTACACGCAGGTTTAATTTGGGGATATTACATTATTAATGTCGGGCAATTGACTCAATATTCTGGTCAAGTCCCTGATTGGATTACTGGCGTTGATCGTAACCCGCTTGCTGGCGTGATGGGGTTATTCTTTTTAGGTGTATTAGCGTTGTGGGTGAGGCGCAAGTGA
- the gntT gene encoding guanitoxin biosynthesis MATE family efflux transporter GntT yields MSQQYNFLHRFLRLASINIISNLMVPLAGLIDVAFLGHLAEIRHLAGVALATVLFNYIYWTFGFLRMATTGTTAQAVGRSDREAVILIGLRNSLLALTLGLTILLLQHPLRELGFALLSATPEVKAAGRDYYNTLIWGAPATLINFVFVGWFLGREQSSKVLLLSAVANGANILLDYILINLWGLESAGAGIATATSQYLMLLVGGVLVYLEHQLRTIPIKLQQIFDWRALKAAFALNGDILIRTLALVSTFAFFTNLSSVLGTEVLATNTLLMQVVTLAAYFIDGLAFATESLAGIFRGQGSSKLLLPLLWVSGGTSLVIGLLFAILFVGFPRFLFGLLTHHLAVIEQVDNYVLWLLPILSIGSQAYMLDGYFLGLTEGHILRNASVLAAIAGIAFMLVVAYLFPSNHLLWLALSCFMAARVVTLAIQLPASYKDLKRVLSSEC; encoded by the coding sequence ATGTCCCAGCAGTATAACTTTCTCCATCGCTTCTTACGGCTAGCAAGCATCAACATTATTTCCAACCTCATGGTACCGCTTGCTGGATTAATCGATGTTGCCTTTCTCGGACACCTCGCCGAAATTCGTCACTTAGCTGGAGTTGCTTTAGCCACAGTGCTATTCAACTATATCTACTGGACATTTGGATTCCTACGCATGGCTACTACTGGAACTACAGCCCAAGCAGTGGGACGTAGCGATCGCGAGGCAGTGATACTGATAGGCTTGCGCAATAGTTTACTTGCTTTGACTTTAGGGCTAACTATCTTACTTTTGCAGCATCCTTTACGCGAACTAGGATTCGCTTTACTCAGTGCCACACCAGAAGTCAAAGCCGCAGGGAGAGATTATTACAACACTTTAATTTGGGGTGCGCCAGCAACTTTAATCAACTTCGTCTTTGTAGGCTGGTTTCTTGGACGCGAACAAAGCAGTAAAGTGCTACTTTTATCCGCAGTTGCTAACGGAGCGAATATTCTTCTAGATTACATCTTGATTAATCTTTGGGGATTAGAAAGTGCAGGTGCTGGAATCGCTACAGCCACTAGTCAGTATCTCATGTTGCTGGTAGGAGGAGTGCTAGTTTACCTAGAACATCAATTACGAACAATCCCAATAAAATTACAGCAGATATTTGATTGGCGTGCTCTAAAAGCCGCTTTTGCCCTTAATGGAGATATCTTAATCCGCACTTTGGCGCTAGTTTCTACTTTTGCTTTTTTTACTAATCTGAGTTCTGTTTTAGGAACCGAAGTCCTCGCGACAAACACACTCTTGATGCAAGTAGTGACTTTAGCTGCTTACTTTATTGATGGATTAGCTTTTGCTACCGAAAGTCTCGCGGGTATTTTTCGGGGTCAAGGTAGTAGTAAACTTTTGCTACCTTTACTCTGGGTTTCTGGAGGAACAAGTTTAGTTATCGGGCTACTTTTTGCGATTCTCTTTGTAGGCTTTCCGCGTTTTCTCTTTGGACTGTTAACGCATCATCTTGCTGTCATTGAGCAAGTGGATAACTATGTTCTCTGGTTATTGCCAATTCTCAGCATTGGTTCCCAAGCCTATATGCTCGATGGCTACTTTTTAGGTTTAACTGAAGGACATATTCTACGTAATGCATCTGTTCTTGCTGCGATCGCCGGTATTGCGTTCATGCTAGTTGTAGCCTATCTATTTCCGAGTAATCACCTGTTATGGCTAGCGCTATCTTGTTTTATGGCAGCCAGAGTTGTGACATTAGCAATTCAATTACCAGCAAGCTACAAAGATCTGAAGAGAGTTCTGAGTTCTGAGTGTTGA
- a CDS encoding pentapeptide repeat-containing protein — MSSDRPTFKQEKSINVDIAALHSGSKHLPGANLEDAELAGVALEGVNLAGATLVGANLSGCKLERARLDGANLLGTQLTGADLRANLLGANLMQADLTGADLRGSNLRGANLMGAKLSQASCAGAFFSGANLMSSNLQGVDLRGADLRGVNLSGANLHGANLSQADLQGALLQQANLEEADLRGANLTGANLTGTNLLCAELEGTHLTGVNLTGACLIGTNVVLP; from the coding sequence GTGAGTAGCGATCGCCCCACATTCAAGCAGGAAAAAAGCATCAATGTAGACATTGCAGCACTGCATTCTGGTAGCAAACATCTACCAGGAGCTAACCTAGAAGATGCCGAACTTGCAGGTGTTGCCTTAGAAGGTGTCAATCTCGCAGGAGCAACACTTGTTGGGGCAAATCTTTCTGGTTGCAAGTTAGAACGCGCGCGATTAGATGGCGCTAACCTTCTAGGAACTCAGCTCACAGGTGCAGACTTACGAGCAAATCTCCTAGGCGCTAACTTGATGCAAGCTGACTTGACAGGTGCAGACTTACGTGGTAGTAATTTGCGAGGTGCTAATTTAATGGGTGCAAAGCTGTCGCAAGCCTCTTGTGCAGGAGCCTTCTTTAGTGGAGCCAATCTCATGAGTAGCAACTTGCAAGGAGTAGACTTACGTGGTGCAGATTTACGCGGCGTTAATCTCAGTGGTGCTAATTTGCACGGAGCGAATTTAAGTCAAGCCGATTTACAAGGCGCGTTACTACAACAAGCAAACCTCGAAGAAGCAGATTTAAGAGGTGCAAATCTCACCGGAGCAAACTTAACCGGAACAAACCTTTTGTGTGCAGAACTCGAAGGAACTCATCTCACCGGAGTTAATCTTACTGGTGCGTGTCTGATCGGTACTAATGTCGTTTTGCCTTGA
- a CDS encoding DICT sensory domain-containing protein has product MLEGSILQQLATAHANTKQPLNFGVYYKNTLVALCHALEDCILTSNSPPLVITAFQQGKWYLQEAERYSQIAQKARHIAIMAAPDTGFAEHPTSQLANVDLVALDPQDPVAQEWHLIIYSPSYTAMVLCQELSAADYGTAGRPTVDLERKFYGFWTFEPALVRETVDLAIAHIGKYNLELQQQLIALVDAIATDAPPELDDLGHAVSRVVDYLQISQTGVSQLEPSSQQILDQNLVSNELQAFLRLAQLIDIADTENPMAAAEIAALAETIGQLLDLPAWQLKRLRLAGLLHRIAPATVGVQYGDEAPSCPLVPAAQVLRTMPRMQAIAHIITHQNEWWDGSGQPGGLSGQEIPLESRILGLVAAFQKRVTQLQASQPQHSPLTQALAEFKQQQGQAWEPKLVDTLELLVMGLQQGLELPVTTPKISTGMWLVDLQTSDDSKRQNQTARSQV; this is encoded by the coding sequence ATGCTCGAAGGTTCCATCCTCCAACAGCTAGCCACTGCTCACGCTAACACTAAGCAGCCCCTTAATTTTGGGGTGTACTATAAAAACACCCTTGTCGCACTCTGTCACGCCTTAGAGGACTGTATTCTGACCTCAAATAGTCCGCCATTAGTGATTACAGCTTTCCAACAAGGAAAATGGTATCTGCAAGAGGCAGAGCGATACAGTCAAATTGCGCAAAAGGCAAGACATATTGCAATTATGGCAGCTCCAGATACAGGCTTTGCAGAGCATCCGACAAGTCAACTTGCAAATGTCGATTTGGTGGCATTAGATCCTCAAGATCCTGTAGCGCAAGAGTGGCATCTGATTATATATTCCCCTAGCTACACCGCGATGGTACTATGTCAGGAGTTATCTGCTGCTGATTATGGAACTGCTGGAAGACCTACAGTAGATCTAGAGCGGAAATTTTATGGCTTTTGGACATTTGAGCCAGCGTTGGTAAGAGAAACGGTAGATTTAGCGATCGCCCATATTGGTAAATACAATCTGGAACTTCAGCAACAACTAATCGCTTTAGTTGACGCGATCGCCACTGATGCTCCCCCCGAATTAGATGATTTAGGTCATGCAGTTTCCCGCGTCGTTGATTATCTGCAAATTAGTCAAACTGGTGTTAGTCAATTAGAACCAAGTTCGCAACAAATCCTCGACCAAAACTTAGTTTCCAACGAGCTACAAGCATTTTTACGCCTGGCGCAACTTATTGATATAGCCGATACCGAAAATCCTATGGCAGCAGCAGAAATTGCTGCTTTAGCCGAAACGATCGGACAATTATTAGATTTACCCGCTTGGCAGTTAAAGCGTTTACGCCTAGCAGGATTACTCCATCGCATTGCCCCTGCAACCGTCGGCGTCCAATACGGTGATGAAGCACCAAGTTGCCCATTAGTACCCGCAGCCCAGGTACTACGTACAATGCCAAGAATGCAGGCGATCGCTCACATTATTACGCACCAAAACGAGTGGTGGGACGGTAGCGGTCAACCTGGGGGTTTATCGGGTCAAGAAATTCCGCTAGAATCGCGCATTTTAGGCTTAGTTGCTGCATTTCAAAAGCGCGTTACTCAACTGCAAGCATCACAACCCCAGCATTCACCTTTAACGCAAGCATTAGCTGAGTTTAAACAACAGCAGGGACAAGCCTGGGAACCAAAACTCGTTGATACCCTAGAACTATTGGTGATGGGTTTGCAACAAGGCTTAGAATTGCCAGTAACAACACCAAAAATCAGTACGGGAATGTGGTTAGTTGATCTGCAAACGAGTGATGATAGCAAGCGTCAGAATCAAACAGCAAGGAGTCAGGTGTGA